One Glycine max cultivar Williams 82 chromosome 6, Glycine_max_v4.0, whole genome shotgun sequence DNA segment encodes these proteins:
- the LOC100781381 gene encoding palmitoyl-acyl carrier protein thioesterase, chloroplastic, with protein MVATAATASFLPVPSPDAGKGKPKGGGGGGVSVNLGGLKEKQGLCGCLQVKANAQAPPKTMEKVENDLPWLPSSSISHAPRTFINQLPDWSMLLAAITTVFLAAEKQWMMLDWKPRRPDMLIDPFGIGKIVQDGLVFRQNFPIRSYEIGADKTASIETLMNHLQETALNHVKTAGLLGDGFGSTPEMCKKNLIWVVTKMQVVVDKYPTWGDVVQVDTWVSASGKNGMRRDWLVRDAKTGEILTRASSVWVMMNKVTRRLSKIPEEVRAEISSYFVDSAPVVPEDNRKLTKLDDSANFIRTGLSPRWHDLDVNQHVNNVKYVGWILESAPQPLLESHELCAMTLEYRRECGRNSVLDSLSDLSGADVGNLADDGFFECKHLLRLDDGAEIVRGRTEWRPKPLNRNFGHVLSQVPVPAEST; from the exons ATGGTTGCAACAGCTGCTACGGCGTCGTTTCTCCCTGTGCCTTCGCCGGACGCTGGAAAAGGGAAACCCAAGGGTGGTGGTGGCGGCGGCGTTTCTGTGAACCTCGGAGGACTCAAAGAGAAGCAAGGTTTGTGCGGTTGCTTGCAGGTCAAGGCAAACGCACAAGCCCCTCCGAAGACCATGGAGAAGGTTGAGAATGATTTGCCATGGTTGCCGTCGTCGTCGATTTCGCACGCCCCGAGGACTTTTATAAATCAGTTACCTGACTGGAGCATGCTTCTGGCCGCCATCACCACCGTGTTCCTCGCGGCGGAGAAGCAGTGGATGATGCTGGATTGGAAGCCGCGCCGCCCCGACATGCTCATTGACCCCTTTGGGATTGGGAAGATCGTGCAGGACGGGCTCGTGTTCAGGCAGAACTTCCCCATAAGGTCTTACGAAATTGGCGCAGACAAAACTGCGTCAATAGAGACCTTAATGAATCATTTGCAG gaGACTGCACTTAATCATGTTAAGACCGCTGGGCTTCTAGGTGATGGATTTGGTTCCACGCCTGAAATGTGTAAGAAGAACCTGATATGGGTGGTGACTAAGATGCAGGTTGTGGTTGATAAATATCCTACATG GGGTGATGTTGTTCAAGTAGACACGTGGGTTTCTGCATCAGGGAAGAATGGTATGCGTCGTGATTGGCTTGTGCGTGACGCCAAAACTGGTGAAATCTTGACAAGAGCCTCCAG TGTTTGGGTCATGATGAATAAAGTGACAAGAAGACTGTCTAAAATTCCCGAAGAAGTCAGGGCAGAGATAAGCTCTTATTTTGTGGATTCTGCTCCAGTTGTGCCAGAGGATAACAGAAAACTAACCAAACTTGATGATTCAGCTAATTTCATTCGCACTGGTTTAAGT CCCAGATGGCATGATCTAGATGTGAATCAGCATGTTAACAATGTGAAGTATGTTGGGTGGATTCTGGAG AGTGCTCCGCAGCCACTTTTGGAGAGCCATGAGCTATGTGCCATGACATTGGAGTACAGGAGGGAGTGTGGCAGGAACAGTGTGCTAGATTCCCTCTCTGATCTCTCCGGTGCTGATGTTGGAAACTTAGCAGATGATGGATTTTTTGAGTGCAAGCACTTGCTTCGACTTGATGATGGTGCTGAGATTGTGAGGGGCAGGACCGAATGGAGGCCAAAACCCTTAAACAGAAACTTTGGTCATGTTTTGAGTCAGGTTCCTGTTCCAGCAGAAAGCACCTGA